In Aspergillus flavus chromosome 3, complete sequence, one genomic interval encodes:
- a CDS encoding putative signal transduction protein yields MVQSPMISCPLKQTNEIDWIQPLKDYIRQSYGEDPERYGQECATLNRLRQDMRGAGKDSATGRDLLYRYYGQLELLDLRFPVDENHIKISFTWYDAFTHKPTSQYSLAFEKASIIFNISAVLSCHAANQNRAEDSGLKTAYHSFQAAAGMFTYINENFLHAPSTDLNRETVKTLINVTLAQGQEVFLEKQVADHKKVGFLAKLASQAAYLYSQAVEGMQEYAKGVFEKVWVVVVQAKAAHMASVASYYQALADSESGSHGVAIARLQLAEKNSAAALSWAKSFPSSVPPNSNLSAESGSQLLDIVKYHLATVQAKLVTFTKDNDFIYHQPVPNEAGLSAVAKLPAAKAIPVSELYQGQDIQRIIGPDIFQKLVPMSVTETASLYDEEKAKLIRAETEKVETANGEMAASLDYLKLPGSLNILKGGMDQEMTVDDEFRRWCQDLAGHQSFTKAFDGLQERKSEVLAQLDQCSKQLDLEESVCEKMRSKYGPEWSQQPSARLNTTLRGDIRTYRDTVNEASASDSQLLSTFRQYESDFDEMRSAGETDEADVLFQRAMIKAGSKFGKGKNGHSSPYAPTSEGSLIDDVYDEGGLSVAEQISMVESILKKLNLLKRERSQVLKDLKEKVHTDDISNVLILNKKSIAGQEAQLFEAELEKFRPHQNRLLSANHKQASLMKELTKIYGDLLQDKRVRSEQSKYETITRQRNAVMARYKKVYDAFNGLLSGVRQAQTFYTEMGDTVESLRKNVETFINNRRSEGAQLLGQIEREKASSATDQEDREREKLRQLMERLSTEPKPSSSSSPSGVPAKVKSPPPPVHTPSYPGPGISSPKMSPRYPPVAGQSHAPPLSHSPAPYSQYANTAAGISYVPGQPFQQGAAAPLTESYNPMAYPFPASASPPPNQQYFSSTPAPYSGYSNPTPPTAPSQFMPQGYVPPPPPPRPQQTTYPTSTGPFPSGPGGYAQTRPYGSSQHHKVQSQSSQSQSQSAPSSADPWAGLNAWK; encoded by the exons ATGGTTCAGTCGCCAATGATCTCATGTCCGCTGAAGCAGACCAACGAAATTGATTGGATCCAACCCCTCAAGGACTATATACGCCAGAGCTATGGTGAAGACCCCGAAAGATACGGCCAAGAATGCGCAACCCTCAACCGATTGCGCCAGGATATGAGAGGCGCGGGGAAAGATAGTGCGACAGGGCGCGACCTATTGTACCGGTATTATGGGCAGCTGGAGCTCCTTGATCTAAGGTTTCCCGTGGATGAAAATCACATAAAAATATCATTCACATG GTACGATGCTTTCACACACAAGCCTACCTCTCAATACTCTCTCGCTTTCGAGAAAGCCTCAATCATTTTTAACATATCCGCCGTCCTGTCCTGTCATGCTGCGAATCAGAACCGGGCGGAGGATTCAGGCCTGAAAACCGCCTATCACTCATTTCAGGCGGCCGCGGGAATGTTCACCTATATCAATGAGAACTTCCTACATGCACCGTCGACCGACCTGAATCGAGAGACTGTTAAAACTCTAATCAACGTCACCCTAGCTCAGGGTCAAGAGGTCTTCCTCGAGAAACAAGTGGCTGACCATAAGAAGGTCGGCTTCCTTGCAAAACTCGCCAGTCAAGCGGCTTATCTATACTCACAGGCAGTTGAGGGGATGCAAGAGTATGCGAAGGGTGTCTTTGAGAAGGTCTGGGTGGTTGTGGTCCAAGCTAAAGCGGCGCATATGGCCTCGGTGGCTTCTTATTACCAAGCCCTGGCTGACAGTGAGAGCGGTTCGCATGGGGTGGCCATTGCTAGGCTTCAGCTAGCCGAGAAGAACTCAGCTGCTGCATTGAGTTGGGCCAAGTCCTTCCCATCATCCGTACCTCCCAATTCAAACCTGAGCGCCGAGTCGGGATCTCAGCTGTTGGACATCGTCAAATATCACCTTGCGACTGTACAGGCTAAGCTCGTAACATTCACTAAGGACAACGATTTTATCTACCACCAACCAGTTCCGAACGAAGCGGGCCTGTCGGCCGTTGCAAAGCTTCCTGCGGCAAAGGCCATCCCAGTCAGCGAGCTTTACCAGGGCCAGGATATCCAGCGGATCATCGGGCCGGATATTTTTCAGAAACTCGTACCTATGTCCGTCACGGAGACAGCCAGTCTCTATGACGAGGAAAAGGCTAAGCTGATTCGGGCGGAAACGGAGAAAGTTGAAACCGCAAATGGGGAAATGGCCGCGAGTTTAGACTATCTAAAGTTACCAGGGAGTCTGAACATCCTCAAAGGCGGAATGGACCAGGAGATGACAGTTGATGATGAGTTCCGACGATGGTGTCAAGATCTTGCTGGACATCAATCTTTCACCAAAGCTTTTGACGGTCTGCAGGAGCGCAAATCGGAAGTGCTGGCTCAGCTGGATCAGTGCTCTAAACAACTTGACCTGGAGGAAAGTGTTTGCGAAAAGATGCGCTCTAAGTACGGACCTGAATGGAGTCAGCAGCCTAGTGCAAGGCTGAATACTACACTACGCGGCGATATTCGTACGTATCGGGACACCGTCAATGAGGCCAGTGCCAGCGATTCTCAACTCCTCTCTACGTTTCGACAGTATGAGTCGGACTTTGATGAGATGCGATCCGCGGGAGAAACAGACGAGGCCGATGTACTGTTCCAGCGAGCTATGATCAAGGCCGGGTCTAAATttggcaaaggaaagaatggCCATAGTAGCCCGTACGCACCAACATCGGAAGGAAGCCTGATAGACGATGTTTACGATGAGGGGGGGCTTTCAGTAGCGGAGCAGATTTCCATGGTTGAGTCCATTCTGAAGAAGTTGAACTTGCTCAAGCGAGAACGGTCCCAGGTCCTGAAAGACCTGAAAGAGAAG GTTCACACTGATGACATATCGAATGTACTCATACTAAATAAGAAGTCCATTGCTGGGCAGGAGGCGCAGCTTTTCGAAGCTGAATTGGAAAAATTCCGCCCTCACCAAAACCGGTTGCTCTCAGCCAACCATAAGCAAGCCTCACTAATGAAAGAGCTCACCAAAATCTATGGCGACTTGCTTCAGGATAAGCGAGTGCGATCCGAACAGTCGAAATATGAAACCATAACTCGTCAAAGAAATGCAGTCATGGCACGGTATAAAAAGGTATACGATGCGTTCAATGGCCTGCTATCGGGCGTTAGGCAAGCGCAGACCTTTTACACTGAAATGGGCGACACAGTGGAGAGTCTGAGGAAGAATGTGGAAACTTTCATCAACAATCGGAGGTCGGAAGGCGCTCAGCTTTTAGGACAAATCGAACGCGAGAAGGCGAGTAGTGCGACAGATCAGGAGGATCGTGAACGGGAAAAGCTCAGGCAATTGATGGAGCGCCTTTCTACAGAGCCTAAGccgtcctcttcctcctcgcctTCAGGAGTTCCGGCAAAGGTGAAgtcacctccacctcctgtTCATACACCCAGCTATCCGGGTCCTGGCATATCTTCCCCGAAGATGTCGCCGCGTTATCCGCCTGTCGCAGGACAATCTCATGCAccccctctctctcactctcCAGCACCTTATAGTCAATACGCAAACACTGCGGCCGGCATTTCATACGTGCCGGGCCAGCCCTTCCAACAAGGGGCGGCAGCACCGCTAACTGAGAGCTATAACCCCATGGCCTATCCATTCCCCGCCTCCGCCTCGCCCCCTCCAAACCAACAATACTTTTCGTCAACACCCGCCCCATACAGCGGCTACTCCAATCCAACTCCACCCACTGCGCCCTCGCAATTTATGCCCCAGGGGTATGTCCCGCCTCCTCCGCCACCGCGTCCCCAGCAAACCACGTATCCCACGTCCACCGGACCCTTCCCCTCTGGCCCTGGCGGGTACGCTCAAACCAGACCGTACGGCTCGAGCCAGCATCACAAGGTGCAGTCACAATCCTCACAGTCGCAAAGCCAGTCTGCACCTTCATCAGCTGATCCTTGGGCTGGTCTTAACGCATGGAAATAA
- a CDS encoding putative DNA-binding protein creA (C2H2 transcription factor, putative), whose protein sequence is MPPPASSVDFTNLLNPQNNETGSAPSTPVDSSKAPSTPSSTQSNSTMASSVSLLPPLMKGARPATEEARQDLPRPYKCPLCDRAFHRLEHQTRHIRTHTGEKPHACQFPGCTKRFSRSDELTRHSRIHNNPNSRRSNKAHLAAAAAAAAAGQENAMVNVTNAGSLMPPPTKPMTRSAPVSQVGSPDVSPPHSFSNYAGHMRSNLGPYARNTERASSGMDINLLATAASQVERDEQHFGFHAGPRNHHLFASRHHTGRGLPSLSAYAISHSMSRSHSHEDEDGYTHRVKRSRPNSPNSTAPSSPTFSHDSLSPTPDHTPLATPAHSPRLRPLGSSELHLPSIRHLSLHHTPALAPMEPQPEGPNYYSPSQSHGPTISDIMSRPDGTQRKLPVPQVPKVAVQDMLNPSAGFSSVSSSTNNSVAGNDLAERF, encoded by the coding sequence ATGCCACCACCGGCTTCTTCAGTGGATTTCACCAATCTGCTGAACCCTCAGAATAACGAGACTGGTTCTGCACCTTCCACGCCAGTGGATAGCTCCAAGGCTCCCTCTACCCCGTCCAGTACTCAGTCCAACTCTACCATGGCCTCGTCTGTTAGCTTACTACCGCCCCTCATGAAGGGTGCTCGTCCCGCAACGGAAGAAGCGCGCCAGGATCTTCCCCGTCCATACAAGTGTCCCCTGTGTGATCGCGCCTTCCATCGTTTGGAGCACCAGACCAGACATATTCGCACACATACGGGTGAAAAGCCACACGCTTGCCAGTTCCCGGGCTGCACAAAACGCTTTAGTCGCTCTGACGAGCTGACACGCCACTCAAGAATtcacaacaaccccaactccAGGCGGAGTAACAAGGCACATCTggccgctgccgctgccgctgccgctgccggACAAGAGAATGCAATGGTAAATGTGACCAACGCGGGCTCGTTGATGCCCCCGCCCACAAAGCCTATGACCCGCTCTGCGCCTGTCTCTCAGGTTGGATCTCCGGATGTCTCCCCTCCGCACTCCTTCTCGAACTATGCCGGTCACATGCGTTCCAATCTGGGACCATATGCTCGCAACACCGAGCGGGCGTCCTCGGGAATGGATATCAATCTACTTGCCACCGCTGCATCTCAGGTTGAGCGTGATGAACAACATTTTGGGTTCCACGCTGGTCCACGTAATCACCATTTGTTCGCCTCGCGTCACCACACCGGTCGTGGCCTGCCTTCCCTTTCAGCGTACGCCATCTCGCACAGCATGAGCCGTTCTCACTCTcacgaggacgaggatggtTACACTCATCGCGTCAAGCGCTCAAGGCCTAACTCACCAAACTCGACCGCTCCCTCCTCACCGACTTTCTCTCACGACTCTCTTTCCCCAACGCCAGACCACACTCCGTTGGCAACCCCTGCTCATTCGCCACGCTTGAGGCCATTGGGATCTAGCGAACTCCACCTTCCTTCGATTCGCCATCTGTCCCTCCATCACACCCCTGCCCTTGCTCCAATGGAGCCCCAGCCGGAAGGCCCCAACTATTACAGTCCCAGCCAGTCTCATGGTCCCACAATCAGCGATATCATGTCCAGACCCGACGGAACACAGCGTAAACTGCCCGTTCCACAGGTTCCCAAGGTCGCGGTGCAAGATATGCTGAACCCCAGCGCTGGGTTTTCGTCGGTTTCCTCATCGACGAATAACTCTGTCGCAGGAAATGATTTGGCAGAACGTTTCTAG